The Achromobacter deleyi genome has a window encoding:
- a CDS encoding polysaccharide deacetylase family protein produces MRLRDSVGSRAAPAVAGVKPSLGAARRRSVAACLALAVSSAGAAPATCDKPVYLTFDTGHMGVAPLIADVLARHHVKVTFFLANERTLTEGSSLDDVWAPWWKARAAEGHAFGSHTYDHVYWQGDLPGGKFRVKPSAGPDSGKRAEWTAEQYCAEIKRSVTRFHQMTGQNMLPLYRAPGGKTSPALLKAAKACGFEHVGWAPAGFLGDELPSDKYPNAKLLDQALRTIKPGDILLAHLGIWSRQDPWAPAVLEPLIEGLQRKGYCFATLNTHPAYRDWIATHH; encoded by the coding sequence ATGCGCCTACGAGATAGCGTGGGTTCTCGCGCCGCGCCCGCTGTCGCGGGCGTGAAGCCCAGCCTGGGGGCAGCCCGGCGGCGGAGTGTGGCGGCATGCCTGGCGCTGGCCGTATCGAGCGCCGGCGCCGCGCCCGCCACTTGCGACAAGCCGGTCTACCTGACGTTCGACACCGGCCACATGGGCGTGGCCCCGCTGATCGCCGATGTGCTGGCCCGCCACCACGTCAAGGTCACTTTCTTCCTGGCCAATGAACGCACGCTGACCGAGGGCTCCAGCCTGGACGACGTGTGGGCACCCTGGTGGAAGGCGCGCGCCGCCGAAGGCCATGCCTTCGGTTCGCACACCTACGACCACGTCTATTGGCAGGGCGACCTGCCGGGCGGCAAGTTCCGCGTGAAGCCCAGCGCCGGTCCGGATTCGGGCAAGCGCGCCGAATGGACCGCCGAACAGTACTGCGCCGAGATCAAGCGGTCCGTCACCCGTTTTCACCAGATGACGGGCCAGAACATGCTGCCGCTCTACCGCGCGCCGGGCGGCAAGACTTCGCCCGCCTTGCTGAAGGCGGCCAAGGCCTGCGGCTTCGAGCACGTGGGCTGGGCCCCTGCCGGCTTCCTGGGCGATGAACTGCCCAGCGACAAATACCCCAACGCCAAACTGCTGGACCAGGCGTTGCGCACCATCAAGCCCGGCGACATCCTGCTTGCCCACCTGGGCATCTGGTCGCGCCAGGATCCCTGGGCGCCGGCCGTGCTGGAGCCGCTGATTGAAGGTTTGCAGCGCAAGGGCTATTGTTTCGCTACCTTGAACACCCATCCAGCCTATCGCGACTGGATCGCCACGCATCACTGA
- a CDS encoding YncE family protein codes for MHFVRYALFGVGMALSAAAASAPIFVLNSLDANVSIIDPATYKELRRVPTGKEPHHLYLTPDEKSLMVANATGDSITLMDPKTGEVQRTLTGIVDPYQLQFSPDMKWFVTAANRLDHIDIYAWKPLEKGFDLKLVKRIPAGKTPSHIMIDKHSTTAYVTLQDSDQLIAIDLATQTPKWTVPVGKTPADVFLTPDQKTLLVALTGDSYVEAYDVSNGPAKLVKRIPTAAGAHAFRAQGDHRHLFVSNRTANSISRIDLQTLAVTDTFPVPGGPDCMDVLADGKTLLVTSRWARKLTVVDLEQKKVVNQVTVGKSPHGVWTLNHAPTR; via the coding sequence ATGCATTTTGTCCGCTACGCCCTTTTTGGCGTAGGGATGGCGCTTAGCGCAGCGGCGGCCTCCGCCCCGATTTTTGTCCTGAACTCCCTGGACGCCAACGTCAGCATCATCGATCCGGCCACCTACAAGGAACTGCGGCGCGTGCCTACGGGCAAGGAGCCGCACCACCTGTATCTCACGCCCGATGAAAAGTCGCTCATGGTGGCCAACGCCACGGGCGACTCGATCACGCTGATGGATCCCAAGACGGGTGAGGTCCAGCGCACACTGACCGGCATCGTCGATCCCTACCAGCTGCAGTTCTCGCCGGACATGAAGTGGTTCGTCACGGCGGCCAACCGCCTGGACCACATCGACATCTATGCCTGGAAGCCGCTGGAAAAGGGCTTTGACCTGAAGCTGGTCAAGCGCATTCCGGCCGGCAAGACGCCCAGCCACATCATGATCGACAAGCACAGCACGACGGCCTACGTGACCTTGCAGGACAGCGATCAACTGATCGCCATCGACCTGGCCACGCAGACGCCGAAGTGGACGGTGCCGGTGGGCAAGACGCCCGCCGACGTATTCCTGACGCCCGACCAGAAGACCCTGCTGGTGGCGCTGACCGGCGACTCCTACGTCGAAGCCTACGACGTCAGCAACGGCCCGGCCAAGCTGGTCAAGCGCATCCCGACCGCCGCGGGCGCGCACGCCTTCCGCGCGCAGGGCGACCACCGCCATCTATTCGTCAGCAACCGCACCGCCAACTCCATCAGCCGCATCGACCTGCAGACGCTCGCCGTCACCGACACCTTCCCGGTGCCGGGCGGCCCCGACTGCATGGACGTGCTGGCCGACGGCAAGACGCTGCTGGTCACCTCGCGCTGGGCGCGCAAGCTCACCGTGGTGGACCTGGAGCAGAAGAAGGTCGTCAATCAGGTGACCGTGGGCAAGTCGCCCCACGGCGTCTGGACGCTGAACCATGCGCCTACGAGATAG
- a CDS encoding DUF2950 family protein — MTIARLRALCAASVLALGVAAPAMAQSVYPSAQAAAQAFTDALATNDIDALAKVLGPNHRQIVPGGVDQEDIYRYLAAWVRKHDIVADGGRSWVAVGDSGWTLPVPIVRAGQGWRFDPAAGKAEIRRRAIDRNELTAIETLEKLQAAQTRYQQGVGQGRFAGRLVSRPGYRDGLYWPELPDAPEQAFGPDALAMGPDVPLDDAYFGYRYKVIPGGQDNSYRIVAWPARYGQTGIGTFVVGPEGGVLERDLGPSSAARAAALREHDIRDGSWVDANAQAAAAK, encoded by the coding sequence ATGACGATTGCTCGTTTGCGCGCGCTTTGCGCCGCGTCGGTGCTCGCCCTCGGCGTCGCAGCTCCCGCCATGGCGCAGAGCGTGTATCCCAGCGCCCAGGCGGCCGCGCAGGCGTTCACCGACGCGCTGGCTACGAATGACATCGATGCCCTGGCCAAGGTATTGGGCCCCAACCACCGGCAGATCGTGCCGGGGGGCGTGGACCAGGAGGATATCTACCGGTATCTCGCGGCCTGGGTGCGCAAGCACGACATCGTGGCCGACGGCGGCCGCTCCTGGGTGGCTGTCGGCGACTCCGGATGGACGCTGCCCGTTCCGATCGTGCGTGCCGGCCAGGGATGGCGCTTCGATCCGGCGGCGGGCAAGGCGGAAATCCGCCGCCGCGCCATCGACCGCAACGAGCTCACCGCCATAGAAACCCTGGAGAAGCTTCAGGCCGCCCAGACCCGCTACCAGCAGGGCGTGGGCCAGGGACGGTTTGCGGGCCGCCTGGTCAGCCGACCCGGTTACCGGGACGGCCTGTATTGGCCTGAGCTGCCGGATGCCCCGGAGCAGGCCTTCGGTCCGGACGCGTTGGCCATGGGGCCGGACGTGCCGCTGGACGATGCCTATTTCGGCTACCGCTACAAGGTCATCCCGGGCGGACAGGATAATTCGTACCGCATCGTGGCCTGGCCCGCCCGCTATGGCCAGACGGGCATTGGAACCTTCGTCGTCGGCCCCGAAGGCGGCGTGCTGGAAAGGGACCTGGGGCCGTCGTCTGCGGCGCGTGCGGCGGCGTTGCGCGAGCACGATATCCGCGACGGAAGCTGGGTCGACGCAAACGCGCAAGCCGCTGCCGCGAAGTGA
- a CDS encoding DUF3300 domain-containing protein — MRRLQEWFIGLVCLGLAVCFPAAAQTKLTNAQLDQLMAPVALYPDALLSQILMGSTYPDDIAAAAKWSAAHATQSGDDAVKAVEGESWDPSVKSLVAFPSVMDMMGREPKWVKSVGDAFLAQPDGVMDSVQRLRTQAQKAGNLKSTPQQTVKTTTENEKTVVVIEPADPQVVYVPSYNPTVVYGTWAYPSYPPYYYPPPPGSMFATSLVAGIGFGLGVAAINSMWGDANWGHGDIDIDVDRYNNINVNNRLDRNNVSNNRSTWQHNAANRGNAPYADQASRQRFDSQRQAGLQNRSQAAGQGGRAAGAGPAAGSRDAARERAAQSFEGRTGQPIAGHSGAGGARGQGAGRGEGAAGRGQGQGAQGGQGARDRASSVSTQDRAQGRGAGASTQDRPGGDRASGVSTQDRQAAAQRQRADESAARDRARASNSHNALSGAGDGDRMRQQNQRGEMSRGGGAGRSTGASAPHRGGGAGGPHRGGGGGGRGGGGRR; from the coding sequence ATGCGGCGACTGCAAGAGTGGTTCATCGGTTTGGTGTGCCTGGGGCTGGCGGTCTGCTTCCCCGCCGCTGCGCAAACCAAGCTGACCAACGCGCAACTGGACCAGTTGATGGCGCCGGTGGCGCTGTATCCGGATGCGCTGTTATCGCAGATCCTCATGGGGTCCACCTATCCGGACGACATCGCGGCAGCCGCCAAATGGTCGGCCGCGCACGCCACGCAATCCGGCGACGACGCCGTCAAGGCGGTCGAGGGCGAATCCTGGGATCCCAGCGTCAAGTCGCTGGTCGCCTTCCCGTCGGTCATGGACATGATGGGCCGTGAGCCGAAATGGGTGAAATCCGTCGGCGACGCCTTCCTGGCGCAGCCCGACGGCGTCATGGATTCCGTCCAGCGGCTGCGCACGCAGGCCCAGAAGGCAGGCAACCTGAAGAGCACGCCGCAGCAGACGGTGAAAACCACGACGGAAAACGAAAAGACCGTCGTGGTGATCGAACCCGCGGACCCGCAGGTGGTCTACGTGCCCAGCTACAACCCGACCGTGGTCTATGGAACGTGGGCCTATCCCTCCTATCCCCCTTATTACTACCCGCCGCCGCCGGGGTCGATGTTCGCGACCTCGCTGGTCGCCGGCATCGGATTCGGCCTGGGCGTCGCGGCGATCAACTCCATGTGGGGCGACGCCAATTGGGGGCACGGCGACATCGACATCGACGTCGACCGCTACAACAACATCAACGTCAACAACCGTCTGGACCGCAATAACGTCAGCAATAACCGGTCCACGTGGCAGCACAATGCCGCCAATCGCGGCAATGCGCCCTATGCGGACCAGGCCAGCCGCCAGCGCTTCGACAGCCAGCGGCAGGCGGGCCTGCAGAACCGTTCCCAGGCCGCGGGTCAGGGAGGTCGGGCGGCCGGCGCGGGGCCGGCAGCCGGTTCCCGCGACGCCGCACGCGAACGCGCGGCCCAGTCCTTCGAAGGGCGGACCGGGCAACCCATCGCGGGCCATAGCGGCGCGGGCGGGGCGCGCGGGCAGGGCGCGGGCCGGGGCGAAGGCGCCGCGGGCCGGGGGCAGGGCCAAGGGGCGCAGGGCGGACAGGGCGCTCGCGACCGTGCCTCCAGCGTCTCCACCCAGGACAGGGCGCAAGGGCGTGGGGCCGGAGCGTCCACGCAAGACCGGCCCGGCGGCGACCGCGCATCGGGCGTCTCCACGCAGGACCGGCAGGCCGCGGCCCAGCGCCAGCGCGCCGACGAATCCGCGGCACGCGATCGGGCGCGCGCGTCCAACAGCCACAACGCGTTGAGCGGCGCGGGCGACGGCGACCGCATGCGGCAGCAGAACCAGCGCGGCGAAATGAGCCGGGGCGGAGGCGCCGGCCGCAGCACCGGCGCGAGCGCGCCGCATCGCGGAGGCGGCGCAGGCGGTCCCCATCGGGGCGGAGGCGGCGGCGGTCGGGGCGGCGGCGGCCGGAGATAA
- a CDS encoding TOBE domain-containing protein → MSIQSINARNQFRGKIKEIILGPVVSEVDVDTPAGIVTSVITTRSVKELDLQVGTEVLAFVKATEVSVAKL, encoded by the coding sequence ATGAGCATTCAATCCATCAACGCCCGTAACCAGTTCCGTGGCAAGATCAAGGAAATCATCCTGGGACCGGTGGTGTCCGAAGTGGACGTGGACACCCCGGCGGGCATCGTCACGTCCGTGATCACAACGCGTTCGGTCAAGGAACTGGACCTGCAGGTGGGCACCGAGGTTCTGGCCTTCGTCAAGGCGACCGAAGTTTCCGTCGCCAAGCTGTAG
- a CDS encoding ATP-binding cassette domain-containing protein: MFIHPNEFELLQHLDVPGRIEPDIDPADGAGRQAALRVTLRQLARRYGGRVALQSLDLEIAAGEFVAVVGRGGSGKSTLLRLLAGLETPSGEQGGAPARSPVLFDNFPLWAPDSRVRLLSPDARLLPWKRVLDNVALGLPDKKQAAAALRQVGLGDRGGDWPAQLSEGQRQRVALARALAHTPGLLLLDEPFGGLDALTRIETQRLLEDIWRQQGFTAVLATHDAGEAVAVADRILVFDEGRVVLDERVDLARPRTRGSAAFPALEARVLRAALRQEDTPDLDRPLASVIQIRHLRLAV; this comes from the coding sequence ATGTTCATCCACCCCAACGAGTTCGAGTTGCTGCAGCACCTGGACGTGCCCGGGCGGATCGAACCGGACATCGATCCCGCCGATGGCGCCGGGCGCCAGGCCGCGCTGCGCGTGACCTTGCGTCAGCTGGCCAGGCGCTACGGCGGCCGCGTCGCGCTGCAGTCGCTGGACCTGGAAATCGCCGCGGGCGAGTTCGTGGCCGTGGTCGGGCGCGGCGGCAGCGGCAAGAGCACCTTGCTGCGTCTCCTGGCCGGCCTGGAGACACCAAGCGGAGAGCAGGGCGGCGCGCCCGCGCGCTCGCCGGTGCTGTTCGACAACTTCCCACTCTGGGCGCCGGACAGCCGCGTGCGCCTGCTGTCGCCGGACGCGCGCCTGCTGCCCTGGAAGCGGGTGCTGGACAACGTAGCGCTCGGCCTGCCGGACAAGAAGCAGGCGGCTGCCGCATTGCGGCAGGTTGGCCTGGGCGATCGCGGCGGCGACTGGCCCGCGCAGTTGTCGGAGGGGCAGCGCCAGCGGGTCGCGCTGGCCCGGGCGTTGGCGCATACGCCGGGACTGCTGCTGCTGGATGAGCCGTTCGGCGGGCTGGATGCGCTGACACGGATCGAGACGCAGCGGCTGCTGGAAGACATCTGGCGCCAGCAAGGCTTCACGGCCGTGCTGGCGACGCACGACGCGGGCGAGGCCGTGGCGGTGGCGGATCGCATCCTCGTGTTCGACGAAGGCCGCGTGGTGCTGGACGAACGCGTGGATCTGGCGCGGCCGCGCACGCGCGGTTCGGCGGCGTTTCCCGCGCTGGAGGCGCGGGTGCTGCGTGCCGCGCTGCGTCAGGAAGACACGCCGGATCTGGACAGGCCACTGGCGTCCGTCATCCAGATCCGGCATTTGAGGCTAGCGGTCTGA
- a CDS encoding MetQ/NlpA family ABC transporter substrate-binding protein: MTYYRSILSAALAALALSGAAHAADPAKKEIVFGATAGPYSDQIKLGIKPILEKQGYTVKIVEFNDYVQPNFALAQGALDANAFQHIVYLQNFAAKNKLELSELVKVPTAPIAIYSKKYKSVDAAPDGVSVAVPNDPTNQARALVVLQELGWVKLREGYDPLQVSEKDVALNVKKIKLIPLEAAQLPRSLEDTDYSFVNGNFALASGLKLTEALALEKTTPTYQNLVAVRTADRDKPYVKDIAAAYGSREFLAVTEKSFAGFVKTDYQQKLEAAR, translated from the coding sequence ATGACTTACTACCGCAGCATCCTGAGCGCGGCGCTGGCCGCGCTGGCCCTGTCGGGCGCCGCTCATGCCGCCGATCCCGCCAAGAAGGAAATCGTCTTCGGCGCGACGGCCGGCCCCTACAGCGACCAGATCAAGCTGGGCATCAAGCCCATCCTGGAAAAGCAGGGCTACACGGTCAAGATTGTCGAGTTCAATGACTACGTGCAGCCCAACTTCGCGCTGGCGCAGGGCGCGCTGGACGCCAACGCGTTTCAGCACATCGTGTACCTGCAGAATTTCGCGGCCAAGAACAAGCTGGAGCTGTCCGAGCTGGTGAAGGTGCCCACCGCGCCCATCGCCATCTATAGCAAGAAGTACAAGAGCGTCGACGCGGCGCCCGACGGAGTGAGCGTGGCCGTGCCCAACGACCCGACCAACCAGGCGCGCGCCTTGGTCGTGCTGCAGGAGCTGGGCTGGGTGAAGCTGCGCGAGGGCTACGACCCGCTGCAGGTTTCCGAGAAGGACGTGGCCCTCAATGTGAAGAAGATCAAGCTGATTCCGCTGGAGGCGGCGCAATTGCCGCGCTCGCTGGAGGACACGGACTATTCGTTCGTGAACGGAAATTTCGCGCTGGCGTCGGGCCTGAAGCTGACCGAGGCGCTGGCGCTGGAGAAGACCACGCCCACCTACCAGAACCTGGTCGCCGTGCGCACGGCGGACCGCGACAAGCCCTATGTGAAGGACATCGCGGCCGCCTACGGGTCGCGCGAGTTCCTGGCGGTCACCGAGAAATCCTTCGCCGGTTTCGTGAAGACCGACTATCAGCAGAAGCTGGAGGCGGCCCGCTAG
- a CDS encoding methionine ABC transporter permease codes for MLDTFVQLLPELGVAVGQTFLMLAIALAASILLGGPLGVLVFLTGPGQSLDRPVTHRLLSWTVNTVRSFPFIILLVALVPFTRVIAGTSIGPVAAAVPLSFAAIPYFARLVEQCLREVPRGVIEAAHAAGASELQIVRRVLLVEARSGLVLALTVLAVSFLSYSAVAGVVGGGGIGDLAIRYGYYRFQTDVMVLTVALLVVLVQIIQFAGNTVARRIDKR; via the coding sequence ATGCTGGATACCTTTGTGCAGTTGCTGCCCGAACTGGGCGTGGCGGTCGGTCAGACCTTCCTGATGCTGGCCATTGCGCTGGCGGCGTCCATCCTGCTGGGCGGGCCGCTGGGCGTGCTGGTGTTCCTGACGGGCCCGGGCCAGTCGCTGGACCGTCCGGTGACGCACCGCCTGCTGAGCTGGACGGTGAACACCGTGCGCTCCTTCCCCTTCATCATCCTGCTGGTGGCGCTGGTGCCGTTCACCCGGGTTATCGCCGGCACGTCGATCGGGCCGGTGGCGGCGGCGGTGCCGCTGTCGTTCGCGGCCATTCCCTACTTCGCCCGGCTGGTGGAGCAATGCCTGCGCGAAGTGCCGCGCGGCGTGATCGAGGCCGCCCACGCGGCCGGCGCGTCGGAGTTGCAGATCGTGCGCCGGGTGCTGCTGGTGGAGGCGCGTTCCGGGCTGGTGCTGGCCTTGACGGTGCTGGCCGTCAGCTTCCTGTCCTACTCGGCCGTGGCCGGGGTGGTGGGTGGCGGCGGCATCGGCGACCTGGCCATCCGCTATGGCTATTACCGGTTCCAGACCGACGTGATGGTGCTGACCGTGGCGCTGCTCGTCGTGCTGGTGCAGATCATCCAGTTCGCCGGCAATACCGTCGCGCGACGCATCGACAAACGCTGA